AAAATCACAATTGGTCATAGCAAAcgataacaaatacaaaaaaaactcgAAGAcgctaaaaaatcaaatataatacaGACATTTCTTATTCGAGcctgttttaaaacaagtcataAAACTTTGTAAAATAGTGAGTTTTGAAGTTTTTCTTGAACACATCTATATGCTCTGACTGCTTGATCTACGGTAGggcaaaatattaattgaacacTAACCAAATAAGTTAATGTAGTGTTGTGTTAATACATGGGTTAGGCctgaaaaaatatgtctgtttcgggtaacccgacccgacctataaaaatgcgccgacccttactattttttccgtttctgagcaaaaaaatattcgttagcgaatagagagttacgacgggcggataaatgcagattttaatcagaataattgtttatatgataaaacaaagtcaggcaatgacagtattgtaggaaagactgccatgtgcaagaaaaaactctgaacttacgacagattttgaaaagaaaaaaaattgggaaggttaccctaaacaaacaattatttttttggccttagaaCATTTAAAAGACACTTATAGCAATAAatctatatttgtatatgtgtgCAGTTATGTATGCACACTAAATACGCGCTAATTTAGAGGACGTTTAAGTGAGGATCTTTAAGGTTTAttgaatttgtttcaaaatacatgttctttaaaaaccATGTGATTTATGTCAGTATCCAGCTCACGGTCTGCTCTATTAATTGTAGGAAAAACAAGGTGTATGGATATTTCGCAATAATGGAATGATTTTAACTACCACTGACAATTGGATGTAGGTTTACCTTTGTTGTCGGCTAGCATTCAATATGAGGTAGGTGCatgtttataactttataaactTTATGCCTGCATTTCCCACTAATTTAATGATATTGATAAATGTGTTCATGCTGATACATGCcgttaattttgaaatcattcagaaaaataaacagcCTTATACGATGCAAATTGAGTGGGGAAGCCAATATTGacaaatttatacaatttttgcAAGGGTTAAATAAAAACCATGTACAACATTTTTTGGTATGTTATGGTTATCAAAGAACTGTTGAAATTTCACTTGCATCCAAACCGAAAAGCCTTTTGACTTAATCATACGTGATCTGAGAGTATCGTGCTTGTACAGCTGATGGAAATGACCTCTAATGCATTGTcctgacattttaaaaacattaaacgaTGTAAAGACAGTGTATATTTTTTCGAAGCGTTTGAATGGGGAACTTGTTCCGTATACCCTATTCGACTTTTGCTATTCtcacacatttttatattccatAAATTGCCTTCATATGTATCAACCTAAGAAGTGCGTTTATTCTCATTTGCATTTAAGAATTTTTTGAATAAGAAAGTAACTAGTTCCCTTATTTCTTAATAGAAACAGGAATTAGGAATAAGAAAGAGACTTCGCTTATCTTTATGCACCTCAATGGAAATGACTCTTTTCAGTGGTTCAGCGGTTTACATTGCTGCTATGTCGTGTTCCGTTTTTAGCAATATTGCCATTCTCATAATTACATTTGCTTATTCTTTTAAAGGCGCACAAGAAAGGTTTATgcaagttgtgtttttttaattgttatgcaTAATCATGTTATgctcatttgactttaaacgatcaaaacaacaacaacatatgatttgtgtacagataaaaataatattaactttttttaattaatagctacgtggccacaaatgtCCAAGctaaaaaagcgccaaaatatcgctcatattttttatctgtacattaaaatagaatttttgttttgcattatcCTATATTGAGCGCCTTTAATGGGCAAACCTTTGACCATCTCATATGATGTGCTAAAGTGTAGCCGACACATGGGCAAGGCAGTGTTCACTGTTAGTGCGATACTTACTTGACTTACTGATAATGCAgatcctacatgtatatatgctgTTTGTCGGTAGCCTTGCTAGCCAGTGTTGCCCTTTGCCCAGGTAGTCCGGGGCACAACCGGGGCGTGAACAAGGCATCAGACATGAAGGGCAGTGTTCAATGTCCGAGCGAACTCGGTTTTTACGGGTGCTGTATCTCGATAGCCCTTTTATAGCCAGTTGTTTTCCCGTTACCCTAGTGGACTGGGGTGTGGGAAAGGCATCGAACATGGTTACGTGCACTACTCCATCACCACGCgatgattatttttatgaattaaagtCTGTGACCAACGAAGTATCTCCTATTGCACTTCATCGCTTGTGCTGGCAAGTGTTACCCTAGAGAGCTATTGCCGTTCAGCGCTAGCCTTGCTGGCAACTGTTGCCTTGATGTGCTGGAGTGTGACCGGCGATGGACATGACAGGGAACATGGTATCGTGCACAACATCACCGAGcgattcttgttttaatttaagtatGTGGTCAATAAAGTATCTCCTATTGCAGTTCAGCGCTAGCCTTGCTGGCAAGTGTTGCCTTGATGGGCTGGGATGTGACTGGCGATGGACATGACAGGGAACAAGGTAGCGTTCACAACATAATCTCGGAGCGGTGCTGCCCAAGTGATGAATGCTACCCCTCTCAGATGGACATGGCCGCCCTCAACCATGATATGAACGGGCACCTGCTGTTGCCAAGCTACCCAGAGTACAGTAAACAGGCACATATGTACAACACCATTGAACAGAGGTAAACTGTTTACAATGCTCATATATGTACAACACCGTTGAACAGAGGTCAACTGTTTATAATACCCTTATATGTACAACACCGTCGAACAGTTGTCAACTGTTTATAATGCCCTTATATGTACAACACCGTTGAACAGTTGTCAACTGTTTATAATGCCCTTATATGTACAACACCGTTGAACAGAGGTCAACTGTTTATAATGCCCTTATATGTACATCACCGTTGAACAGAGGTCAACTGTTTATAATGCCCTAATATGTACAACACCGTTGAACAGAGGTCAACTGTTTATAATGCCCTAATATGTACAACACCGTTGAACAGAGGTCAACTGTTTATAATGCCCTTATATGTATAACACCGTTGAATTGAAGTCAACTGTTTATAATGCCCTAATATGTACAACACCGTTGAACAGAGGTCAACGGTTTATAATGCCCTTATATGTACAACACCGTTGCCCATTTCAAGCACATATCACATAGCATATCTACAATATTTAACCCTTGAGcttatttttctgttatttgTAGACAGCATAATTTAGTCACGCTAGGAATGACCTTTGAAATTAGTTGTACTTTGAGGGTACTAAGTCTGAAAATGCCGGTGCATGATTATATACAACCGACATcgataaaataatcataaaaaatcaacacatgAATGTTGTAATTATGTTAATTACCCCACTTTTGTTAAGAACGAGTTtcacttttacattttattttttgaacattAAAGGCAAAGTCGTACAACCAAATACAGAAACGGAAATGCCAAATAACGCTGTCCAAAATATAATACTgcttaaagaaacaagaaattTAGCATACCATTATTTCAGCCACTTCGGTTAGCGTTCTTACAATCCGTACTTCTCCGGTAATTTTCCATTAATTACCTTCATGATGATAAcaattagtttttatatagttcaATCATGATACGGGCTATTTGCTCAGTCAAAAAACTCCTAAAAACTTCTTAAAAAGCTAAGGAACTTTCGAGAAAAAGGGAATACGTTTTACATGCACATTTAAAAACACGTATCTGATTAGGTAGCACTCAAAAAGTAGTCTACACGAACATGTACAAGTAGTGTAGCAGCCTATCGTGTATCTAACCTTATATCGTGTTATACACTCGACTAAGTTACCACCATGCATATATTCATGTACACAGGTACCCAAATTTGATCGCCGTGGTGAAGAACGCTGATGACATCCAGAAAGCGGTGCAGTTCGCCCGGAAATACAACTTACACGTGACAGTACGGAGCTCGGGACACGACTATGTGGGCCGCTCCACGTGGGAGGGAAGTTTCCTCGTAAGCCTGTCTGAGATGGACGAGATGGAGATAGACCTGAGCACGGAGAGGAGCCCACATGGCACGGTTAAGGTGCAGACCGGGATACAATGGCAGGAGATATACGAGAAGGTTAGAACCGTGCAGTTTTACCATGTATTAAGTCTGATAGCTATTAGAAACATGCAGTTTGAGCATGGAATATATTTGGTGGTTTTAGAATCGTATATTTTTTGCTATGCAATAAATCTAATAGATAAATTAACCACGCAGGTTTACCATGCAATACGTTCTCGTTGTCTAAAGCGATGCAGTTTCTCCATGCAATAAGTTTTTGTAGATAATTTAACCATGCAGCTTTCAATGCAAAATGATATGgagatttgtaaaatacagcTTTACCGTTCAAAATGCTTGGTGGACAACTGAACAATATGCATTATGATCTGTATATAATTGAACCATGCAGTTTTCAAATGCAataacttgcataacttgcaaTAACCGTAAGGAGACTCGGATCGCAAGCAAATGGCCGTGAACGGTATGATGATTTGGATCAGACATATTTCACCGTGAGCAGTAAGGAGGCTTAGATCACACGCAGTTTACGGTAAACGTAAGAAGACTTGGATCAAGCATAGTTAGCCGTTAACCTTTGAAATACTCGGAGACTATACAGTTGAACGCGTACCGTCAATAAAGAGACTCGGATCACACGCAGTTGACCGTAAACCGAAATAAGACTCGGATCACACGGTGTTGTACGTGAACCGGTAGGAAGCGCGGATCACACGCAGTTGTCAGTGAATCGTAAGGAAACTCGGATTACACGCAGTTGTCCGTGAACCGTGGGGAGACTTGGATCACACGCAGTTGTCCGTGAACCGTAATAAGACTCGGATCACACGCAGTTGACCGTGAACCGTAAAGAGGCTCAGATTACACGCTGTTGGCCGTGAACCATAAAGAGACTCGGATCACAGGCAGTTGTCCGTGAACCGTGAGGAGACATGGATCACACACAGTTGTCCGTGAACCGTAATGAGACACGGATCACACGCAGTTGGCCGTGAACCGTAACGAGACTTGGATCACAGGCAGTAGGCCGTGAACCGAATGGAGACTCTAATCACGCACAGTTGTCCGAGAAACCTAAGAAGACTCGAATCACGCGCAGTTGGCTGTTAAGCATAAGGAGACTCGGATCAACCGCAGTTGATTGTGAACCGTAAGAAGACTCGAATCACACACAGTTAAAAGTGAACCATAAAGATACTCGGATCACACACAGTTATCCGTGAACCGCAAAAAGACTCGGATCACAGTCAGTTGACCATAAACCATGAGGAGGCTCGGATCAAACGCAGTTGTCCGTGAACTGTAAGGAGACTCGGATCACACGCAGTTGTTCGTGAACCACGAGGAAGCTCGGATCTCACGCAGTTGTCCGACCCTGAACCATGTGAAGATACGGATCACACGTAGTTGTCCGTTTGCACAACTTACCAGGTGAGTTGCGCACTCTCCGCCAGctatttgaaacaaacatgagACCGTTACCGTGGGTTTTCACAATAATATAGTTTGTCAATgcagatattttgaaatgtgtttcaGTTGAACACGCTTGGGCGTGTTGTGGTTGGCGGCAGCGCCCACACAGTGACCCCGGGGGGCTACATGCTCGGTGGTGGGCACAGCCCCGTGTCCCGTTCCCTTGGATACGTCATCGACAACCTGCTAGAGGCTCAGGTACGGACTGCTTAGAAAGATCGTGCGAACCGAGTGCCTTTTACATAAAGTTATCTTATGAGTGTACTGCGTGTCAAAAGACCAATATCATgagcataaaatattttgacaaccTAACCAAACACATGCACGAAAACGCTTTTTGTTCAGGGAATAAATACTAAACAGAATGAAAATCGGCACAGTGCAGTATTTATTCTGTAAGtagttatttaataatattaagtttCTTTTTACATAGGTGGTGCTTGCTGACGGTTCGATCGCCACTGCGACGGAGAACAGGACGGTGATTGTCACCCCGGTAGGCGATATCATGTATCACGAGAACGGAGACCTGTTCTGGGCACTTAGGGGCGGCGGTGGGGGCACATTTTGAATTGCCGTCTACTTTGTTTACCGCCTGAACCCAATGCCGTCCCAGATGGTAGTTTTCAGTATGCTCGTCGCCATTGAAATGAACGTTTTGGGGTTAAACTTTTTCGAAGAGGTATTAGAAGTTGTTGAGCAGCTACTGGAGAAAATACCGCCAACATGGGGTGGCTACTGGCTGCTTAACAACTTTCCGGGATCTTTCGAGGACCCCGGCTCCAAAACCATGATCAATTACAAGGGTTCGCTAACATTCTTCTTTAACAAGTTTGCGCCCTGGGATGGATCCGAATATAAAGAATAAGAGCCTGCAGTCAACTGGGCAAGAAGCAAGTAAGTAGAAACACTTGTATCAGGAATAAGACACTAATGTTAATGAGCGGCGGCTCTGTTCACT
The Mya arenaria isolate MELC-2E11 chromosome 12, ASM2691426v1 DNA segment above includes these coding regions:
- the LOC128212409 gene encoding uncharacterized protein LOC128212409, whose protein sequence is MSSALALLASVALMGWDVTGDGHDREQGSVHNIISERCCPSDECYPSQMDMAALNHDMNGHLLLPSYPEYSKQAHMYNTIEQRYPNLIAVVKNADDIQKAVQFARKYNLHVTVRSSGHDYVGRSTWEGSFLVSLSEMDEMEIDLSTERSPHGTVKVQTGIQWQEIYEKLNTLGRVVVGGSAHTVTPGGYMLGGGHSPVSRSLGYVIDNLLEAQVVLADGSIATATENRTVIVTPVGDIMYHENGDLFWALRGGGGGTF